The following proteins are co-located in the Paenibacillus sp. JNUCC32 genome:
- a CDS encoding ABC transporter substrate-binding protein, translating to MFKKKISLLSLALVLLLTVVLSACGSKEGGSKPSEPAKEEAAVQSDGTIDASKLDPVKLKMYMIGPNQKDLPMVQEEINKYLTEKINATIEISMIDWGDYSQRMQVITSSGENYDIAFTSSWAFDYLPNAAKGAFKPLNELLDQYGKGIKEVLDPRFLEGTKVNGVNYGIPANKELAQQFVWRFNKKYLDKYNLDISKVTTLEDLEPLLKTIKENEPAEITPLAVPKGFKPYMPFDYPLGDEIPIGMYLDTEDFKFVNLLDSPELKSALTTMRKYYKAGYVREDIATLDGIDNIKTGKWLVDREITQPYAELGWSRNAGYDIVTRPMHDPVIYTSSAAGSMMAISSYSKNSERAMMFLNLLNTDVKLRNMIQYGLEGTHYKKLEEPYIEDMPAMQENYAMPGFALGNMFLTYLHEGEPKDKWEAFEKFNTSAVVAPTFGFNFDTAPVKTEVAAITNVAKEFIPALYTGSVDPEEYLPKAKQKFQDAGIDKVIAEAQKQFDEWKAQNK from the coding sequence ATGTTTAAGAAGAAGATTTCTTTACTGTCCCTTGCTCTCGTGCTTCTGCTGACCGTTGTACTGTCGGCCTGCGGCAGCAAGGAAGGCGGCAGTAAGCCAAGTGAACCAGCGAAGGAAGAGGCGGCTGTCCAAAGCGACGGCACCATTGATGCCTCCAAACTGGATCCGGTCAAACTGAAAATGTACATGATCGGGCCAAATCAGAAAGACCTGCCTATGGTTCAAGAGGAAATCAATAAATATTTGACGGAAAAAATCAATGCAACGATCGAAATCAGCATGATCGACTGGGGCGATTACAGCCAGCGGATGCAGGTGATTACGAGCTCCGGCGAGAATTACGACATCGCCTTCACCAGCTCGTGGGCGTTCGATTACCTTCCAAATGCGGCAAAAGGCGCGTTTAAGCCGTTGAACGAACTGCTCGATCAGTACGGAAAAGGCATTAAGGAAGTACTGGATCCCCGTTTCCTGGAAGGAACGAAGGTTAACGGCGTCAACTATGGCATCCCGGCCAACAAGGAACTGGCACAGCAATTTGTATGGCGCTTCAACAAAAAGTATCTGGATAAGTACAACCTGGACATTTCCAAGGTGACCACGCTTGAAGATCTGGAACCGCTTCTCAAAACGATTAAAGAGAACGAGCCTGCGGAAATTACGCCGCTTGCCGTACCGAAAGGCTTTAAACCGTACATGCCGTTTGACTACCCGCTCGGCGATGAAATTCCGATCGGCATGTATCTGGACACCGAGGACTTTAAATTCGTGAATTTGCTGGATTCGCCTGAATTGAAATCGGCGCTGACGACCATGCGCAAATACTATAAAGCGGGCTATGTGCGTGAGGACATTGCAACGCTGGACGGCATCGACAACATCAAAACCGGCAAATGGCTCGTGGACCGCGAAATTACGCAGCCATACGCAGAGCTTGGCTGGTCCAGAAACGCGGGCTATGACATCGTGACCAGACCGATGCATGATCCTGTCATTTACACCAGCTCCGCAGCAGGTTCGATGATGGCCATTTCTTCTTACTCCAAAAATTCGGAGCGGGCGATGATGTTCCTGAACCTGCTGAACACGGACGTGAAACTCCGGAACATGATTCAATACGGCTTGGAAGGAACGCACTACAAGAAGCTTGAAGAGCCGTATATCGAGGATATGCCTGCCATGCAGGAGAACTATGCGATGCCTGGTTTCGCGCTCGGCAACATGTTCCTGACGTACCTTCACGAAGGCGAGCCGAAGGACAAATGGGAAGCATTCGAGAAATTTAATACCTCTGCCGTAGTGGCGCCTACGTTCGGCTTTAATTTCGACACGGCTCCGGTCAAAACGGAGGTCGCGGCCATCACGAACGTAGCCAAGGAATTTATTCCGGCGCTGTACACCGGCTCCGTCGATCCTGAAGAATATCTGCCGAAGGCTAAACAAAAGTTCCAGGATGCCGGCATCGACAAAGTGATCGCCGAAGCTCAAAAGCAGTTCGATGAGTGGAAGGCTCAAAACAAGTAA